One Paramisgurnus dabryanus chromosome 10, PD_genome_1.1, whole genome shotgun sequence genomic region harbors:
- the esama gene encoding endothelial cell adhesion molecule a: METTTLTKLHTCLSIFTFLCCISGDLAQLILPQTNVEVIQGSMVWLQASYTGDDIPKSTVVWNYVSTTTETVMIISNVGGQVSQISPQFAGRVGFTETVLHNNLSLYINNTKESDSGRYMCQVIIPGGKGHTRELVLNVKVPPSVPVCQIKGSPVLKGNITLTCISASGKPAPKYKWTKTSPSSEVFFSPALNETAGTLNLSNLSSNMSGKYMCISSNSAGEQSCYVNLEVITPVNAGVIAGATLGCIVGLILIGVFVYYMWTRKKETEDDIANDIKEDAQAPKRVSWAKSGTGSDIISKNGTLSSIQTSTHPRDTHNHHHYPSSDTASILTATGSTTGYRSLPPVDSTLPGYNTNPSPPHGPMSPHSTNGGFMHPSVPRTASAQPQIPRPPVLPTTVTAANISRMGGVPIMVPAQNQAGSLV; this comes from the exons GTGACCTGGCCCAACTTATTCTGCCACAAACAAATGTAGAAGTGATCCAAGGAAGCATGGTATGGCTGCAGGCATCTTACACGGGTGACGATATTCCGAAAAGTACTGTTGTCTGGAACTACGTGTCTACCACCACAGAAACAGTAATG ATCATCTCAAATGTTGGTGGACAGGTGAGTCAAATCAGTCCCCAGTTTGCAGGCAGAGTCGGTTTTACCGAAACAGTGCTCCATAACAACCTGTCCCTATACATCAACAACACAAAAGAGTCTGATTCAGGACGGTACATGTGTCAGGTCATCATACCCGGGGGGAAAGGACATACCAGAGAGCTTGTCCTTAATGTGAAGG TCCCACCATCTGTACCCGTGTGTCAAATTAAAGGCAGTCCGGTTCTTAAAGGAAACATCACTCTCACCTGTATCTCTGCATCTGGTAAACCAGCCCCCAAATACAAGTGGACAAAAACCAGCCCATCCTCAGAGGTCTTCTTTTCTCCTGCCCTAA ATGAAACAGCTGGAACTTTGAATCTGAGCAACCTAAGCAGTAACATGTCTGGAAAATACATGTGCATTTCATCGAACTCTGCTGGGGAACAGTCGTGCTACGTCAACCTAGAGGTTATCACAC CGGTCAATGCTGGTGTCATCGCTGGTGCAACGTTGGGTTGTATCGTAGGTCTAATCCTGATAGGCGTTTTCGTATACTATATGTGGACAAGAAAAAAGGAGACAGAAGACGATATAGCCAATGACATCAA GGAAGATGCCCAGGCCCCCAAACGTGTCTCATGGGCCAAAAGTGGCACAGGATCTGACATCATCTCTAAAAACGGCACCCTTTCCTCCATTCAAACCAGCACTCACCCACGGGACACCCACAACCACCATCATTACCCCTCTTCTGATACAGCCTCCATCCTCACAGCCACAGGAAGCACAACTGGATACCGCTCCCTACCACCAGTAGATTCCACGTTGCCAGGATACAACACCAACCCTTCTCCTCCTCATGGTCCCATGAGCCCCCACAGCACCAACGGAGGCTTCATGCACCCCTCGGTGCCCCGGACAGCCTCCGCCCAGCCACAGATACCACGTCCACCTGTACTCCCCACTACCGTAACTGCTGCCAACATCTCCCGCATGGGTGGGGTGCCCATTATGGTGCCGGCTCAAAATCAGGCTGGGTCTCTGGTGTAG